In Methylomonas sp. MK1, the genomic stretch GGCGCACGCGCCAGTCGCCGGGTTCGTCGGACAATTGCACGCTTTTTAGCCAATCGTAAGCTTTAGTAAGGCTGGGTGTATTTGCTGCCTTATCGGATTCTTGCAATGCTAGCGCTGCGAGCGCCGTATCCCAAACCGGCGACAGGCAAGGTTGGCAATAGGCATAATCGTCTTTGACCACCAGAAGTTTGTCGATGGACTGGCGGGCGATCAAGACATTGGGGTGGTCTTTTGGGAAACCCAACAGTAACATTGATTGATAGGCGTTAACCATGGCTGGGAAAATGCCGCCCAAACCATCTTCGCCATTCAGCCGTTCGGTAAACCAATCCACGGCTTTTTGAATGGCGTGTTCGCGCATGCGTTGTGGAATCAACGGCTCAGTAACGCGGCCCAGTTTATCCAGGCCCAGGAAGAATTTATTCAGCAGAGTCCGTTCCGGAAAGTAATGTTTTTCCTCGTCCGGATGAACGACAAACAATTCCAAGACGTTGACCTTATGCGGATTTTTGGCTTTGGCCTTTAAGGTACACATGATGAACAGCGGTACCATCACGGTGCGCGACCAATAGGACACTTTGTCCAGATGAAACGGAAACCAGCTGGGGAGCAGCATAATTTCCACCGGAATATAGGGTACGCCGCGCCACGGCAATTGTTCGAATATCGCCAGCGCGATACGAGTGAAGACATTGGCGCGCGCGGCGCCGCCTTGGCTGAGTATCCAGTCGCGCAATTTAACCATATGTGGCGCGTCGATGGAGTCGCCCGCCATTTTCAAAGCGTAATAAGTTTTCACGCTACCGCTGATGTCTCCGGGGCCGCCGGTAAATAGCGGATAGCTGCCGTCTTCGGCTTGGCGGCTGCGCAAGTAAACGGCGATTTTGCGCTGCAATTCTTCGTCGATGTCGTCCAGGTAGTGCATCATCATGATGTATTCGGACGGGATGGTGCAGTCGGCTTCCAGTTCAAATACCCAATAACCTTCCGGGCTTTGCAAACTGAGTAATTTGGCTTGGGCGCGTTCGATGGCGGCATTCAGTAAGCCAAGGCCGGTCGTTTTGCCGGTATTGGCATTGCTGATGTCTTGGCTGCTGGTATCTATATGGGCTTCAGTAAACATAGTGATTCCTTATTGTCCAGTGTGCGATATAGGTGAATAGTGCCAATCCGGCGATTTCAAATTACGGCTGGTCAGGTTAAACAGTAGGGATAGCAGCATATTGCTGCGCACGGTCAACTTGGTGGCGACAATAGTGGCTTTGACGCTGTTGCGACTGATTTTGACCTGATTGGATTCGTTGAAATTAAGGTTTGCCTTGATTTTCTTCAAGGTGAGCACGGCCATGCCTAAGGCCCACAAGCAAAAATTGCGGATACCGGTTTCATGGCTGGGCAGGAGTTGGGTGTAAGTTAATGCATTCTGCAAGTGCCCATGAGCGATGGCCACCAGGTGGCTTAGGCCGCGGCGGAAACGCTCGTCGTCGGTCGCCGGCGTCAGTTCGGCCAGATTAAAGCCGGTCTCGGTGAAAATGTCTTGCGGTAACCAGCACACGCCGCGTTTGGCGTCATCCCAAATATCTTTCAGGATATTGGTCATTTGCAGGCCTTGACCAAAGGAGACTGAGAGTCTTAGTAGCTCCTCGCGATGCGCGGCGATTTCCGGCGAATAATGGCAGAACAACTTGGCCAGCATCTCACCAACGCAGCCGGCTACGTAATAGCAGTAGTCATCCATGTCTTTCATGGTTTTCAAGCCGGCATGCAAATCCAGTGCTTGATACACCGGCATGCCGTTCGCCATCGTTTTCACGCAACACGCTAGGGCTTCGATTTGCGGAGCGTCCAGTGAGCGGGTTATGGCAATCACGCGAGGCACCAGCTGGATCAAGCTATGTTCGGCCGGAATGGTTTGCGCCGAGAGTAGCGGGGCCAGCTCGGAGCTGAATACGTCTGCGTTATTGCCGGTGTTGACTATGTCTATAAAAGCGCTGCAAAAGTATTTTTTTTGTTCGGCGCTAAGGGATATTTCGTCTTCTATGGTGTCTACGATGCGGCACAGCAAATAAGCATTGGCCACAGCCGGATACAACTCTCCAGGTAGCTGCGGAATAGTTAGCGCAAACGTGCGCGACACGCCTTCAAGCAGGGTGGCTTGCAGTTCGGCGTCGGGTAGTTGTCTGAGCAACTCCGGATTGTTGATTAGTGTTTGAGATCCGTTCATCTGTATCAAGGCTAACTATTAGTTGCCCAAATGATAGACTGTTTGTTGGTGTTTTGCAAAGTGATGTTGCTTTATGGCAAATTTGTCGAAATGCTGCTGTCAAAAGCAATGTGCGAGTTCGAGCTTCCGGTCTTTGTTGTTGTTTTAGAAAAATAATTATGGTTTTTTAGCGGCCATGCTTTCTTGTGGTTGTTAAGCGGCTTTGTGTGGCTTTCAGGAAATGTGCGCATGTTCTTGTTGTTTTTTGCGTATTTTATCTGGAGTATGTTGTTGGAAAGTGGTATTCTGACCACATCTAATTGTGCGCCTCGAGCCTCATTGATGGTCTAAATAGGCCGCAGCAGGTGTCACTACTAGGATGGTTATCGGTTTGCGGCTGTTGTTTTTTTGTAACAGCAGTGGTCGCTGGATGTCGTGATAGTTTTTGGAGAATAATGCTGTGAGTGTTCCTTTACGTCAGCAATTGGCTGTAGGTAGTTATCTGATCAAGCAAAAAATCAAAGG encodes the following:
- the shc gene encoding squalene--hopene cyclase, encoding MFTEAHIDTSSQDISNANTGKTTGLGLLNAAIERAQAKLLSLQSPEGYWVFELEADCTIPSEYIMMMHYLDDIDEELQRKIAVYLRSRQAEDGSYPLFTGGPGDISGSVKTYYALKMAGDSIDAPHMVKLRDWILSQGGAARANVFTRIALAIFEQLPWRGVPYIPVEIMLLPSWFPFHLDKVSYWSRTVMVPLFIMCTLKAKAKNPHKVNVLELFVVHPDEEKHYFPERTLLNKFFLGLDKLGRVTEPLIPQRMREHAIQKAVDWFTERLNGEDGLGGIFPAMVNAYQSMLLLGFPKDHPNVLIARQSIDKLLVVKDDYAYCQPCLSPVWDTALAALALQESDKAANTPSLTKAYDWLKSVQLSDEPGDWRVRRPNLAGGGWAFQFANPHYPDVDDTAVVGFAMADSNLPELDESIHRATRWIVGMQSQNGGYGAFDVDNTYYYLNEIPFADHGALLDPPTVDVSARCAMLMARVAKDHDEYLPALERTIEYIRGDQEADGSWFGRWGTNYIYGTWSALLGLEQTNVPKTDPMYTKAAAWLKSVQREDGGWGEDNLSYHDDKKFRGRYHFSTAFQTAWAVLGLIAAGEVHSQEVKAGIDFLLRSQQADGVWNDPCFTAPGFPKVFYLKYHGYDKFFPLWALARYRNELAKQ
- a CDS encoding phytoene/squalene synthase family protein, with translation MNGSQTLINNPELLRQLPDAELQATLLEGVSRTFALTIPQLPGELYPAVANAYLLCRIVDTIEDEISLSAEQKKYFCSAFIDIVNTGNNADVFSSELAPLLSAQTIPAEHSLIQLVPRVIAITRSLDAPQIEALACCVKTMANGMPVYQALDLHAGLKTMKDMDDYCYYVAGCVGEMLAKLFCHYSPEIAAHREELLRLSVSFGQGLQMTNILKDIWDDAKRGVCWLPQDIFTETGFNLAELTPATDDERFRRGLSHLVAIAHGHLQNALTYTQLLPSHETGIRNFCLWALGMAVLTLKKIKANLNFNESNQVKISRNSVKATIVATKLTVRSNMLLSLLFNLTSRNLKSPDWHYSPISHTGQ